A part of Cryomorphaceae bacterium genomic DNA contains:
- a CDS encoding glycosyltransferase, whose protein sequence is MSRSVLPKGIIIGCHWPEPNATAAGRRMMQLIQVLAERYHITFACSQPLGAQSRWLDSTGVSTVHILLNHSSFDDWIASEQPQWVMFDRYLTEEQFGWRVEKTCPEAMRIIDTEDLHGLRKARETAHAQNRTFHISDLHNEVMHRELAAIYRSDGSLIISRFEMELLVNEQGVPKDLLFYLPFMEEPVQPEELPGIQQRAHCMTIGNFKHAPNRDAAKYLAHKLWPMIRQELPEAEFHLYGAYPDAEIMQLHNPAVGFLVKGRAEDVLQTMSQYRLCLAPLRFGAGLKGKLVDAMRSGTPSVTSAVGAEGMCKSAEDWNGGIEDEPSTFVQEVVRLYRDDSFWLQSQERGFNMLQSLFDGASWKKALQQEWSRRLNSLDERRLRNFTGAILRNQYHRSTTYMSKWIEEKNRNRSGAD, encoded by the coding sequence ATGAGCAGGTCAGTGCTTCCCAAAGGAATCATCATAGGTTGCCACTGGCCCGAACCGAATGCCACAGCGGCAGGCCGCCGAATGATGCAACTCATTCAGGTACTCGCCGAAAGGTATCATATCACTTTTGCCTGCTCACAGCCATTGGGTGCACAATCAAGATGGCTGGACTCAACAGGTGTTTCAACTGTGCACATCTTACTCAACCATTCCTCCTTTGATGATTGGATTGCGTCTGAGCAGCCGCAATGGGTGATGTTTGATCGCTACCTTACCGAAGAGCAGTTCGGGTGGCGGGTTGAAAAGACTTGTCCTGAGGCAATGCGCATTATTGATACTGAAGACCTCCACGGACTTCGAAAAGCCCGCGAAACAGCACATGCTCAAAACCGGACGTTTCATATTTCAGACCTGCACAACGAAGTGATGCACCGCGAACTGGCAGCCATTTATCGCTCTGATGGTTCGCTGATTATTTCGCGCTTTGAAATGGAACTTCTGGTCAATGAACAGGGTGTACCCAAAGATTTGTTGTTTTACCTGCCCTTTATGGAGGAGCCTGTCCAACCTGAAGAACTGCCGGGCATCCAACAACGCGCACACTGCATGACCATCGGGAACTTCAAGCACGCCCCGAACCGAGATGCTGCAAAATACCTTGCACATAAGCTCTGGCCAATGATTCGCCAAGAACTTCCGGAAGCTGAGTTTCATCTTTACGGTGCATACCCCGACGCCGAAATCATGCAACTTCACAATCCGGCTGTGGGATTTTTGGTGAAAGGCAGGGCCGAAGATGTACTCCAAACCATGAGTCAATACCGGCTGTGCCTTGCCCCCCTTCGCTTTGGAGCCGGGTTAAAAGGCAAATTGGTGGATGCCATGCGAAGCGGCACCCCATCGGTCACCAGCGCTGTTGGTGCCGAAGGAATGTGCAAGTCGGCTGAGGATTGGAACGGAGGCATTGAAGACGAGCCCTCAACCTTTGTGCAAGAAGTTGTTCGGCTCTACAGGGATGACTCGTTTTGGCTGCAATCGCAGGAACGCGGTTTTAACATGCTTCAATCGCTTTTTGATGGCGCATCGTGGAAAAAAGCCCTTCAACAGGAGTGGAGCAGGCGCCTGAACAGCCTTGATGAAAGAAGATTGCGAAACTTCACAGGGGCTATTCTTCGAAACCAGTATCACCGGAGCACCACCTATATGTCGAAATGGATAGAGGAGAAGAACCGCAACCGCTCAGGAGCTGATTGA
- a CDS encoding tRNA-(ms[2]io[6]A)-hydroxylase, which produces MLGLRLPTDPRWVRLVQENISEILTDHAWCEQKAASHAISTIVRFPDYPELVETLTDIALEELEHFRMVNEKITERGYTLGFERKDNYVRDLAAFIKKGGSRQHQLAEALLFSAMIEARSCERFRMLTEKLDDEELCSFYRDLMISEANHYTTFLGLARTLCKDVDVDARWQAFLDYEGSLMARYGKEETMHG; this is translated from the coding sequence ATGCTTGGCCTTCGCCTTCCAACCGACCCGCGGTGGGTAAGGCTGGTACAGGAAAACATCTCTGAGATACTTACCGACCACGCCTGGTGTGAGCAAAAAGCCGCTTCGCACGCCATCTCTACCATTGTTCGTTTCCCTGACTACCCCGAGCTTGTGGAGACCCTCACGGATATCGCCCTCGAAGAGTTGGAACACTTTCGCATGGTGAACGAAAAAATTACGGAACGCGGCTACACCCTCGGCTTTGAGCGAAAGGATAACTATGTACGCGATTTGGCGGCATTCATCAAGAAGGGGGGGAGCCGGCAGCATCAACTTGCCGAGGCACTGCTTTTCTCGGCGATGATTGAGGCCCGAAGTTGTGAGCGTTTCCGTATGCTCACTGAAAAACTGGACGACGAAGAACTTTGTTCCTTTTACCGCGATTTGATGATTTCGGAGGCCAACCATTACACCACCTTTCTCGGTTTGGCACGAACACTATGCAAAGATGTAGATGTTGACGCGCGCTGGCAGGCCTTTCTCGACTACGAAGGCTCATTGATGGCGCGCTACGGCAAGGAGGAGACCATGCACGGATGA
- a CDS encoding signal recognition particle protein, with translation MFENLTDKFDRAFKVLKGQGQITEINVAETLKEVRRALLDADVNFKTAKDFSNTVKEKALGRDVLTSVSPGQLLVKITQEELTELMGGETAELNFQGNPGIILMSGLQGSGKTTFSGKLANWLKTKKGKKPLLVACDVYRPAAIDQLHVVGESIGVEVYSNRDEKDPVKIARDAVAHARSNGFNVVIVDTAGRLAIDEQMMDEISRVKAAIQPTETLFVVDSMTGQDAVNTAKAFNDRLDFNGVVLTKLDGDTRGGAALSIKSVVNKPIKFVGTGEKMDALDVFHPNRMADRILGMGDVVSLVERAQEQYDEEKARKLQKKIAKNEFSFNDFYDQIQQIKKMGSVKDLMGMMPGMGKMVKNMDIDDDAFKPLEAMIMSMTPEERENPNVLNHSRRKRIARGSGQHVEEINKIIKQFEETRKMMRLMSNKKNMANMMRQLKNMPGGMPKI, from the coding sequence ATGTTTGAGAATTTAACAGATAAGTTCGATCGCGCCTTTAAAGTCCTCAAAGGACAAGGGCAAATCACCGAAATCAACGTTGCTGAAACCCTCAAAGAGGTGAGGAGAGCCTTGCTCGATGCGGACGTGAATTTCAAAACCGCCAAGGATTTTTCCAACACGGTAAAGGAAAAAGCCCTTGGCCGTGATGTGCTAACATCCGTTTCGCCTGGGCAGTTACTGGTGAAAATCACCCAGGAAGAGCTTACTGAGCTCATGGGAGGAGAAACTGCTGAGCTCAACTTCCAGGGAAACCCGGGAATTATCCTGATGTCGGGATTGCAAGGTTCGGGTAAAACCACTTTTTCGGGAAAACTCGCCAATTGGCTCAAAACCAAAAAGGGGAAGAAGCCACTGTTGGTGGCTTGCGATGTGTATCGCCCTGCCGCCATTGACCAGCTTCACGTAGTAGGTGAATCAATCGGAGTGGAAGTGTACTCCAATCGCGATGAAAAAGACCCTGTTAAAATTGCCCGCGATGCCGTGGCACACGCCCGCTCCAACGGATTCAACGTGGTAATTGTCGATACCGCCGGACGTCTTGCCATTGACGAGCAGATGATGGACGAAATATCGCGCGTAAAGGCCGCCATTCAGCCCACTGAAACCTTGTTTGTGGTGGATAGTATGACCGGTCAGGATGCTGTAAACACGGCCAAAGCCTTTAATGACCGACTGGATTTCAATGGCGTAGTGCTTACCAAATTAGATGGTGATACCCGAGGTGGAGCAGCGCTCAGCATCAAATCTGTGGTGAATAAGCCCATCAAGTTTGTGGGTACCGGCGAGAAAATGGATGCGCTGGATGTATTCCACCCCAACCGAATGGCTGACAGGATTCTCGGTATGGGCGACGTGGTTTCGCTGGTGGAGCGTGCACAGGAACAATACGATGAAGAGAAGGCGCGCAAGCTTCAGAAGAAAATTGCCAAAAATGAATTCAGCTTCAACGACTTCTACGACCAGATTCAGCAAATAAAGAAAATGGGTAGCGTAAAAGACCTCATGGGCATGATGCCCGGAATGGGAAAAATGGTGAAGAACATGGATATTGACGACGATGCTTTTAAGCCACTCGAAGCCATGATTATGTCTATGACACCTGAAGAACGCGAGAATCCCAACGTATTGAATCACAGCAGAAGAAAGCGCATTGCACGCGGCTCAGGTCAACATGTTGAAGAGATCAACAAAATCATCAAGCAGTTTGAAGAAACGCGAAAGATGATGCGGCTAATGAGCAATAAAAAGAACATGGCCAACATGATGCGCCAACTCAAAAACATGCCCGGCGGAATGCCAAAAATCTAA
- the folD gene encoding bifunctional methylenetetrahydrofolate dehydrogenase/methenyltetrahydrofolate cyclohydrolase FolD, with amino-acid sequence MTLLDGKKTSQDIKDELAALVAERKQQGKKVPHLAAILVGNDGASQTYVNAKVKACEKIGFGSSLRRLPATIPEDELLTEIDALNSNPDVDGFIVQLPLPGHIDEQKVINAVHPNKDVDGFHPVNMGKLVLGLPAFIPATPNGIVELIKRAGVETEGKHCVVIGRSNIVGKPMAVLMARKGYPGNCTVTLAHSRTKNLAEYTRQADIVVAALGIPRFLKADMVKEGAVVVDVGITRVEDSSKKSGFRLEGDVDFENVAPKCSFITPVPGGVGPMTIASLLQNTLRAVEMRESSGSKS; translated from the coding sequence ATGACGCTACTTGACGGTAAAAAAACCTCGCAGGATATCAAAGACGAACTCGCAGCATTGGTAGCGGAGAGAAAACAGCAAGGCAAAAAGGTGCCGCACCTTGCCGCCATCCTGGTTGGCAACGACGGGGCGAGTCAAACCTATGTAAATGCCAAGGTAAAAGCCTGTGAGAAAATTGGTTTTGGCTCGAGCCTGAGGCGCTTACCTGCCACCATCCCGGAGGATGAACTACTCACGGAAATAGACGCGCTCAACAGCAACCCCGACGTAGATGGCTTCATTGTGCAATTACCTCTGCCCGGTCACATCGACGAACAAAAAGTAATCAACGCCGTTCACCCCAATAAAGATGTGGATGGCTTTCATCCCGTAAATATGGGTAAACTGGTATTGGGATTGCCTGCGTTCATTCCTGCCACGCCCAACGGAATTGTTGAGTTGATAAAACGCGCCGGGGTTGAAACCGAAGGCAAACACTGTGTGGTTATTGGTCGAAGCAATATTGTGGGCAAGCCCATGGCAGTGTTGATGGCGCGCAAAGGCTATCCCGGAAACTGCACGGTAACTTTGGCGCACAGCCGCACAAAGAACCTCGCGGAATACACCCGGCAGGCAGATATTGTGGTGGCGGCACTCGGTATTCCGCGTTTCCTCAAGGCCGATATGGTGAAAGAGGGAGCAGTTGTGGTGGATGTGGGAATTACGCGTGTAGAAGATTCTAGCAAGAAATCCGGGTTTCGTCTTGAGGGCGATGTAGATTTTGAAAATGTGGCACCCAAATGCAGTTTTATCACACCTGTGCCTGGTGGTGTGGGGCCCATGACTATTGCATCCTTGCTGCAAAACACCCTCAGAGCAGTTGAAATGAGAGAGTCATCAGGCAGCAAATCGTAA